One genomic window of Nerophis lumbriciformis linkage group LG31, RoL_Nlum_v2.1, whole genome shotgun sequence includes the following:
- the LOC133574307 gene encoding trace amine-associated receptor 13c-like, producing the protein MMEEYQPELCFPQLINISCKKSMFHWSEGVLLNVLLAIICIITVVLNLLVIISISHFRQLHTPTNLLLLSLAVSDFLVGLLVLPIKMYMTLSCWTFGDVLCSLWFYMTVSLTSVSVGNMVLISADRYVAICDPLQYNTKVTVKKVQLFVCICWLFAFLLCSIISKVELTHPGKSNSCYGECVFGIDFEGVIIDLIVVFIIPLSIIITLYMRVFVVAVSQARAMRSHVTSVKPHSVTVRAKTSELKAARTLSVLVLVFLMCLCPYYSVSFAGDDKILSSFANYSLYLYALNSFFNPLIYALFYPWFRRAIKHIVTLHILQPGSCGDNIL; encoded by the exons ATGATGGAGGAGTACCAACCAGAGCTCTGCTTTCCACAACTCATCAACATCTCCTGTAAGAAGTCCATGTTTCATTGGTCTGAAGGTGTTCTCTTAAATGTTCTTCTGGCCATCATCTGCATCATCACTGTGGTTCTCAACCTGCTGGTCATCATCTCAATCTCCCACTTCAG GCAGCTCCACACTCCtaccaacctcctcctcctctctctcgCGGTATCTGACTTTCTGGTGGGCCTCCTGGTGTTACCGATTAAGATGTACATGACATTATCCTGCTGGACTTTTGGTGATGTTCTTTGTTCTCTGTGGTTCTACATGACTGTGTCACTGACTTCCGTATCAGTAGGAAACATGGTGCTGATATCTGCTGACCGTTATGTGGCTATTTGTGATCCTCTGCAATATAATACCAAAGTCACTGTAAAAAAAGTTCaactttttgtttgtatttgttggCTTTTTGCTTTTCTCCTCTGTAGCATCATTTCAAAGGTTGAACTGACTCATCCTGGAAAGTCTAATTCCTGCTATGGAGAGTGTGTTTTTGGTATAGACTTCGAAGGTGTGATTATTGACCTTATTGTGGTATTTATTATTCCTCTCAGCATCATCATCACTCTGTACATGAGAGTGTTTGTGGTTGCTGTGTCTCAGGCCCGAGCCATGCGCTCTCATGTTACATCAGTCAAACCACATTCAGTCACAGTAAGAGCAAAGACATCCGAGTTGAAAGCAGCCAGGACTCTTAGTGTCCTTGTCCTTGTCTTCCTCATGTGTCTCTGTCCATATTATAGTGTTTCTTTTGCAGGTGACGACAAAATACTGTCCTCATTTGCAAATTATTCTCTGTATCTATACGCTTTAAACTCCTTTTTTAACCCGTTAATATATGCTTTGTTCTATCCCTGGTTTAGAAGAGCTATTAAACACATTGTCACTCTGCACATACTGCAGCCTGGTTCCTGTGGGGACaacatactgtaa
- the LOC133574223 gene encoding trace amine-associated receptor 13c-like isoform X1 has translation MMEEYQPELCFPQLINISCKKSMSHWSEGVLLNVLLAIICIITVVLNLLVIISISHFRQLHTPTNLLLLSLAVSDFLVGLLVLPIKIYMTISCWTFGDVLCSLWFYMTVSLTSVSVGNMVLISADRYVAICDPLHYNTKVTVKKVQLFVCICWLFAFLLCSIISKDGLTHPGKSNSCYGECVIGIDFEGGIIDLIVVFIIPLSIIITLYMRVFVVAVSQARAMRCHVTSVKPHSVTVRAKTSELKAARTLSVLVLVFLMCLCPYYIVSFAGDNKILSSFANLYTLNSFFNPLIYALFYPWFRRAIKHIVTLHILQPGSCGDNIL, from the exons ATGATGGAGGAGTACCAACCAGAGCTCTGCTTTCCACAACTCATCAACATCTCCTGTAAGAAGTCCATGTCTCATTGGTCTGAAGGTGTTCTCTTAAATGTTCTTCTGGCCATCATCTGCATCATCACTGTGGTTCTCAATCTGCTGGTCATCATCTCAATCTCCCACTTCAG GCAGCTCCACACTCCtaccaacctcctcctcctctctctcgCGGTATCTGACTTTCTGGTGGGTCTCCTGGTGTTACCGATTAAGATCTACATGACAATATCCTGCTGGACTTTTGGTGATGTTCTTTGTTCTCTGTGGTTCTACATGACTGTGTCACTGACTTCCGTATCAGTAGGAAACATGGTGCTGATATCTGCTGACCGTTATGTGGCTATTTGTGATCCTCTGCATTATAATACCAAAGTCACTGTAAAAAAAGTTCaactttttgtttgtatttgttggCTTTTTGCTTTTCTCCTCTGTAGCATCATTTCAAAGGACGGACTGACTCATCCTGGAAAGTCTAATTCCTGCTATGGAGAGTGTGTTATTGGTATAGACTTCGAAGGTGGGATTATTGACCTCATTGTGGTGTTTATTATTCCTCTCAGCATCATCATCACTCTGTACATGAGAGTGTTTGTTGTTGCTGTGTCTCAGGCCCGAGCCATGCGCTGTCATGTTACATCAGTCAAACCACATTCAGTCACAGTAAGAGCAAAGACATCCGAGTTGAAAGCAGCCAGGACTCTGAGTGTCCTTGTCCTTGTCTTCCTCATGTGTCTCTGTCCATATTATATTGTTTCTTTTGCAGGTGACAACAAAATACTGTCCTCATTTGCAAATCTATACACTTTAAACTCCTTTTTTAACCCGTTAATATATGCTTTGTTCTATCCCTGGTTTAGAAGAGCTATTAAACACATTGTCACTCTGCACATACTGCAGCCTGGCTCCTGTGGGGACAACatactgtaa
- the LOC133574223 gene encoding trace amine-associated receptor 13c-like isoform X2 — translation MFFWPSSASSLWFSICWQLHTPTNLLLLSLAVSDFLVGLLVLPIKIYMTISCWTFGDVLCSLWFYMTVSLTSVSVGNMVLISADRYVAICDPLHYNTKVTVKKVQLFVCICWLFAFLLCSIISKDGLTHPGKSNSCYGECVIGIDFEGGIIDLIVVFIIPLSIIITLYMRVFVVAVSQARAMRCHVTSVKPHSVTVRAKTSELKAARTLSVLVLVFLMCLCPYYIVSFAGDNKILSSFANLYTLNSFFNPLIYALFYPWFRRAIKHIVTLHILQPGSCGDNIL, via the exons ATGTTCTTCTGGCCATCATCTGCATCATCACTGTGGTTCTCAATCTGCTG GCAGCTCCACACTCCtaccaacctcctcctcctctctctcgCGGTATCTGACTTTCTGGTGGGTCTCCTGGTGTTACCGATTAAGATCTACATGACAATATCCTGCTGGACTTTTGGTGATGTTCTTTGTTCTCTGTGGTTCTACATGACTGTGTCACTGACTTCCGTATCAGTAGGAAACATGGTGCTGATATCTGCTGACCGTTATGTGGCTATTTGTGATCCTCTGCATTATAATACCAAAGTCACTGTAAAAAAAGTTCaactttttgtttgtatttgttggCTTTTTGCTTTTCTCCTCTGTAGCATCATTTCAAAGGACGGACTGACTCATCCTGGAAAGTCTAATTCCTGCTATGGAGAGTGTGTTATTGGTATAGACTTCGAAGGTGGGATTATTGACCTCATTGTGGTGTTTATTATTCCTCTCAGCATCATCATCACTCTGTACATGAGAGTGTTTGTTGTTGCTGTGTCTCAGGCCCGAGCCATGCGCTGTCATGTTACATCAGTCAAACCACATTCAGTCACAGTAAGAGCAAAGACATCCGAGTTGAAAGCAGCCAGGACTCTGAGTGTCCTTGTCCTTGTCTTCCTCATGTGTCTCTGTCCATATTATATTGTTTCTTTTGCAGGTGACAACAAAATACTGTCCTCATTTGCAAATCTATACACTTTAAACTCCTTTTTTAACCCGTTAATATATGCTTTGTTCTATCCCTGGTTTAGAAGAGCTATTAAACACATTGTCACTCTGCACATACTGCAGCCTGGCTCCTGTGGGGACAACatactgtaa